One genomic region from Streptomyces sp. Li-HN-5-11 encodes:
- a CDS encoding nitrate- and nitrite sensing domain-containing protein — MQKTRPRRPGKQTASATDPEHTPGTPGTPAVAPVGKGRPTHVRNRLILAVAVVAAAVAGAGAPSVIAASQQLNDSQNLVTLAGQTQDALSLAHALADERDEVTSYVAAGRPRSKAPSEQRSTRVDRQVDDLRADTDTPAWLRQDLDGIAAVRRSALTGQSTALQAHQAYSATITELHRLAEELADRMPPRAGSGAHSLAELDTAVEQAAAAHGLLLAALNVPHSTQTVISPVTGLPTTTTTSSDADTKQRDALSAAAQQARVRSDAALAEFRDTAPEAARASYDSTVTGPEVTSAENYLNKLTDQPTLSDSDLGTSTRKADAALSARVDLMRGVESSLYDHRTKDLAALRDDDVTALEIRIALLGALLLVTIAIATGLARTLTRPLAVLRLGSARLAGAEDATAEEPIRFTGRDDEFAQVVRSVNALHARAAALAERVSTLETDRKHLVGQRQKMADAREELRAAVADSAAQLERLRAGIGGTFVNLALRTLGLVERQLSVIEGLEEREQDPERLSTLFKLDHFATVMRRHSENLLVLAGAEHVQQHAGPVPLVDVVRAAVSEIERYERVGITALPPHAHVAGFAADDLSHLLAELMENATSFSPPDQPVEVSGWLLENGEVMLSVQDEGIGVPPERLHRLNTRLAAFDPEAGYDQEGDDGLGLGLYVVARLAHRHGVRVQLREQKQGGIAAVVVVPQTLLAAAPASAAPASGPVPGGTHSFSLPGADAEANSNLLQGRPKPADPLVTLAENAVRHAERPQQTEPAEADPEPVPESPAETTMTLLLPPRTPEAGPGRPQSAPAAAHAEHAAPLGPPAPDRESRTDRTGGTGGSTPAEHEASAAASVPSPRGTGAAGAGPAADGAGTEASVPFPRGTGAAGAGPAADGAGTEASVPFPRGTGAAGAGPAADGPGTGAPAPFPRGTGAADAGSASDGAGTGAPAPFPRGTGAAGATPAAERPGTEAPAPFPQGSRADGSDRAGGEAEAEHHRTPDEADEADEPVTAKGLPKRTPKVTAPAQAPRRRTGSVDAEALRRRLGGFRQGAQAGQRAVEAEIAEETARTRTPAARPAERIAEESTGGTVEEASS, encoded by the coding sequence GTGCAGAAGACGCGGCCTCGGCGCCCAGGCAAGCAGACGGCCTCCGCGACGGACCCGGAGCACACGCCCGGAACTCCCGGCACGCCCGCCGTCGCCCCCGTGGGCAAGGGCCGCCCCACCCACGTGCGCAACCGCCTCATCCTCGCCGTGGCCGTCGTCGCCGCCGCCGTGGCCGGGGCCGGCGCCCCCTCCGTGATCGCCGCGTCCCAGCAGCTGAACGACTCCCAGAACCTCGTGACGCTCGCCGGGCAGACCCAGGACGCCCTCTCCCTCGCCCACGCGCTCGCCGACGAGCGCGACGAGGTCACCTCCTACGTCGCCGCAGGCCGCCCCAGGTCGAAGGCGCCCTCCGAGCAGCGCAGCACCCGCGTCGACCGCCAGGTCGACGACCTGCGCGCCGACACCGACACGCCCGCCTGGCTGCGGCAGGACCTCGACGGCATCGCCGCCGTGCGCCGCTCGGCACTCACCGGGCAGTCCACCGCCCTCCAGGCCCACCAGGCCTACTCCGCGACCATCACCGAGCTGCACCGGCTCGCCGAGGAGCTGGCCGACCGGATGCCCCCGCGCGCGGGGTCCGGCGCCCACTCACTCGCCGAGCTCGACACCGCCGTCGAACAGGCCGCCGCGGCCCACGGCCTGCTTCTCGCGGCCCTCAACGTGCCGCACTCCACGCAGACCGTCATCAGCCCCGTCACCGGCCTGCCCACCACGACCACCACCTCCTCGGACGCCGACACCAAGCAGCGCGACGCCCTCAGCGCCGCCGCCCAGCAGGCCCGGGTGCGCTCCGACGCCGCCCTCGCCGAGTTCCGCGACACCGCGCCCGAGGCGGCACGCGCCTCCTACGACTCCACCGTCACCGGGCCCGAGGTCACGTCCGCCGAGAACTACCTGAACAAGCTCACCGACCAGCCGACGCTGTCCGACTCCGACCTCGGCACCAGCACCAGGAAGGCCGACGCCGCGCTGTCCGCCCGCGTCGACCTGATGCGCGGCGTGGAGTCCTCGCTCTACGACCACCGCACCAAGGACCTCGCCGCGCTCCGCGACGACGACGTGACCGCGCTGGAGATCCGCATCGCGCTCCTCGGCGCCCTCCTGCTGGTCACGATCGCCATCGCCACCGGCCTGGCCCGCACCCTGACGCGCCCGCTCGCCGTGCTCCGCCTGGGCTCGGCCCGCCTGGCCGGCGCCGAGGACGCGACGGCCGAGGAACCGATCAGGTTCACCGGCCGCGACGACGAGTTCGCCCAGGTCGTCCGCTCCGTCAACGCCCTGCACGCGCGGGCCGCCGCCCTCGCCGAACGCGTCTCCACCCTGGAGACCGACCGCAAGCACCTGGTCGGCCAGCGCCAGAAGATGGCCGACGCCCGCGAGGAACTGCGCGCCGCGGTCGCCGACTCCGCCGCCCAGCTGGAGCGGCTGCGCGCCGGCATCGGCGGCACCTTCGTCAACCTGGCGCTGCGCACCCTGGGCCTGGTCGAGCGGCAGCTCTCCGTCATCGAGGGACTGGAGGAGCGCGAGCAGGACCCTGAGCGTCTCTCCACCCTGTTCAAGCTCGACCACTTCGCCACGGTCATGCGCCGGCACAGCGAGAACCTCCTCGTCCTGGCCGGTGCCGAACACGTCCAGCAGCACGCCGGTCCCGTACCGCTGGTCGACGTCGTCCGCGCGGCCGTCAGCGAGATCGAGCGCTATGAGCGGGTCGGGATCACCGCACTGCCGCCGCACGCCCACGTGGCCGGCTTCGCGGCGGACGACCTGTCCCACCTCCTGGCCGAGCTCATGGAGAACGCCACCTCGTTCTCCCCGCCCGACCAGCCCGTCGAGGTCTCCGGCTGGCTGCTGGAGAACGGCGAGGTCATGCTGTCGGTCCAGGACGAGGGCATCGGCGTGCCCCCCGAACGGCTGCACCGCCTCAACACCCGCCTCGCCGCCTTCGATCCGGAGGCCGGCTACGACCAGGAGGGCGACGACGGTCTCGGCCTCGGCCTGTACGTGGTGGCCCGCCTCGCCCACCGGCACGGCGTGCGCGTGCAGCTGCGCGAGCAGAAGCAGGGCGGCATCGCGGCGGTGGTCGTCGTCCCCCAGACCCTGCTGGCCGCCGCGCCCGCCTCCGCCGCCCCGGCCTCCGGCCCGGTCCCCGGCGGCACCCACAGCTTCTCCCTGCCCGGAGCGGACGCCGAGGCCAACTCCAACCTCCTGCAGGGCCGCCCCAAGCCCGCCGACCCGCTGGTGACCCTGGCGGAGAACGCCGTACGCCACGCGGAGAGGCCCCAGCAGACCGAGCCCGCCGAGGCGGACCCGGAGCCGGTGCCGGAGTCCCCCGCCGAGACGACGATGACGCTCCTGCTCCCGCCCCGGACCCCCGAGGCCGGACCAGGGCGGCCGCAGTCGGCCCCGGCAGCCGCCCACGCCGAGCACGCCGCCCCACTGGGGCCGCCCGCACCGGACCGCGAAAGCCGCACGGATCGCACGGGCGGTACCGGAGGGAGCACACCGGCCGAGCACGAAGCGTCGGCCGCTGCCTCCGTCCCGTCCCCGCGCGGCACCGGTGCGGCAGGCGCCGGGCCCGCCGCCGACGGCGCCGGGACCGAGGCCTCCGTCCCGTTCCCGCGCGGCACCGGTGCGGCAGGCGCCGGGCCCGCCGCCGACGGCGCCGGGACCGAGGCCTCCGTCCCGTTCCCGCGCGGCACCGGTGCGGCAGGCGCCGGGCCCGCCGCCGACGGCCCCGGGACCGGGGCTCCCGCTCCGTTCCCGCGGGGAACCGGTGCCGCTGACGCCGGCTCTGCCTCCGACGGCGCCGGGACCGGGGCTCCCGCTCCGTTCCCGCGGGGAACCGGTGCCGCAGGCGCCACCCCCGCAGCCGAACGCCCCGGGACGGAAGCCCCCGCCCCGTTCCCGCAGGGAAGCCGTGCGGACGGGAGCGACCGCGCCGGAGGCGAGGCCGAGGCCGAGCACCACCGCACGCCGGACGAGGCGGACGAGGCGGACGAACCCGTCACCGCGAAGGGCCTGCCCAAGCGCACGCCCAAGGTCACCGCCCCCGCACAGGCCCCGCGCCGGCGCACCGGCTCCGTGGACGCGGAGGCGCTCCGCCGCCGCCTGGGCGGCTTCCGCCAGGGCGCACAGGCCGGCCAGCGCGCCGTGGAGGCCGAGATCGCGGAAGAAACGGCCCGGACCAGGACACCCGCGGCCAGGCCCGCGGAACGCATCGCCGAGGAATCCACGGGGGGCACCGTCGAGGAGGCAAGCAGTTGA
- a CDS encoding roadblock/LC7 domain-containing protein: MTAPSTFGLSSEARNLHWLLTNLVEEVPGIQSVAVVSSDGLLLLSSDAGRNQEARQSQGASRTGPRGSSADLATIVSGIGSLTIGAAKLMGSGAVKHTMVAMDEGSLFVMSISDGSLLGVHGSAECDMSVVAYHMALFVGRAGHVLTPELRSELRKSLESGPAGSPQGAAR; this comes from the coding sequence TTGACCGCGCCCAGTACCTTCGGACTGAGCAGTGAAGCCCGCAACCTGCACTGGCTGCTGACGAACCTCGTCGAGGAGGTGCCGGGCATCCAATCGGTCGCCGTGGTCTCCTCGGACGGCCTCCTGCTCCTCTCCTCCGACGCAGGCCGCAACCAGGAGGCCCGCCAGTCCCAGGGGGCGTCCCGCACCGGCCCCCGGGGCTCCTCCGCCGACCTCGCCACCATCGTCTCCGGCATCGGGAGCCTCACCATCGGCGCCGCCAAGCTGATGGGCTCCGGTGCCGTCAAGCACACGATGGTCGCGATGGACGAGGGCAGCTTGTTCGTGATGTCGATCAGCGACGGCTCACTGCTCGGCGTCCACGGCTCCGCCGAGTGCGACATGAGCGTGGTGGCCTACCACATGGCGCTCTTCGTGGGCCGCGCCGGACACGTCCTGACCCCCGAACTCCGCAGCGAGCTGAGGAAGTCGCTGGAGTCCGGCCCGGCAGGGAGCCCCCAAGGAGCAGCCCGATGA
- a CDS encoding DUF742 domain-containing protein, translating into MSTAPKNQLPVRGGDRKPARVRPYSLTGGRTRFGHVLLVETFVAALEAPEERKELTNGSLSSRVMPEMRAIVELCRRMRTVAEIAALLKMPLGVVRVLLSDLADQGKIRVYGTGTGHGTGRPDRALLERVLSGLRRL; encoded by the coding sequence ATGAGCACCGCGCCCAAGAACCAGCTCCCGGTCCGCGGCGGCGACCGAAAACCCGCCCGCGTACGCCCCTACTCGCTCACCGGCGGCCGCACCCGCTTCGGCCACGTCCTCCTCGTCGAGACGTTCGTGGCCGCGCTGGAGGCCCCCGAGGAGCGCAAGGAACTGACGAACGGCTCCCTCAGCAGCCGGGTCATGCCGGAGATGCGGGCCATCGTCGAACTCTGCCGCCGCATGCGCACGGTGGCCGAGATCGCCGCGCTGCTGAAGATGCCGCTCGGTGTGGTCCGCGTGCTCCTCAGCGACCTCGCGGACCAGGGAAAGATCCGTGTGTACGGAACCGGAACCGGTCACGGCACCGGCAGGCCGGACCGCGCTCTGCTGGAAAGGGTGCTGAGTGGACTCCGCCGTCTCTGA
- a CDS encoding ATP/GTP-binding protein, translating into MDSAVSDAASSFGVSPLVERDVAEPGVAEPDETLRPWQTDRTRAPVATKIVVAGGFGVGKTTLVTAVSEITPLQTEALMTEASEETDDLTATPGKLTTTVAMDFGRITLDDDLVLYLFGTPGQQRFWFMWDDLVRGAIGAVVMADTRRLKDCFPALDYFESCGLPYVVAVNHFDGSELFEPEDVREALTVPPHIPVMIMDARRRISVIETLLALVAHALEETPE; encoded by the coding sequence GTGGACTCCGCCGTCTCTGACGCCGCCTCCTCCTTCGGCGTCTCCCCGCTCGTCGAACGCGACGTCGCCGAACCCGGCGTCGCCGAACCCGACGAGACGTTGCGGCCCTGGCAGACGGACCGCACCCGCGCGCCCGTCGCCACGAAGATCGTCGTCGCGGGTGGCTTCGGCGTCGGCAAGACGACCCTGGTCACCGCCGTCTCGGAGATCACGCCTCTGCAGACCGAGGCGCTGATGACCGAGGCGAGCGAGGAGACCGACGACCTCACCGCCACCCCCGGCAAACTGACCACCACCGTGGCCATGGACTTCGGCCGGATCACGCTCGACGACGACCTGGTGCTCTACCTGTTCGGCACGCCGGGACAGCAGCGGTTCTGGTTCATGTGGGACGACCTGGTGCGCGGCGCGATCGGCGCCGTCGTGATGGCCGACACCCGCCGCCTGAAGGACTGCTTCCCCGCGCTGGACTACTTCGAGAGCTGCGGGCTGCCGTACGTCGTCGCGGTCAACCACTTCGACGGCAGTGAGCTGTTCGAGCCGGAGGACGTCCGGGAGGCCCTCACGGTCCCCCCGCACATACCTGTCATGATCATGGACGCGCGGCGCCGGATCTCGGTGATCGAGACCCTGCTGGCCCTCGTGGCCCACGCCCTCGAGGAAACCCCCGAATGA
- a CDS encoding styrene monooxygenase/indole monooxygenase family protein produces MRKILVVGAGQSGLQLALGLQSHGYEVTLMSNRTADEIRSGRVMSTQCMFHTALQHERDLQLNFWESQAPKIQGLGVSVAAPGSFDPGPSQRAIDWLGTLDGYAQSVDQRVKMAGWMETFAQRGGQLVIHGAAVSDLDYFSRTYDLVLVSAGKGELVSMFERDAERSPYSEPQRALAVSYVHGLGPRPEHPDTEAVRCNLVPGVGELFVMPTLTTSGRADILFWEGIPGGPLDVFNGVKDPAEHLSLTLELMEKFLPWEYARATNVELTDAGGVLAGRYAPTVRKPVGRLPGGGLVLGVADVVVANDPITGQGSNSASKCAAAYLASILEQGDKPFDEEWMRRTFDRYWATAQHVTKWTNAMLAPPPEHILNLIGAAGQLQPVADRFANGFNDPADFENFFYEPDRTAAYLAEVAGASAA; encoded by the coding sequence ATGCGCAAGATACTCGTCGTGGGGGCCGGCCAGTCCGGTCTCCAGCTCGCCCTCGGCCTCCAGTCGCACGGGTACGAGGTCACCCTGATGTCCAACCGGACGGCGGACGAGATCCGCTCCGGCCGGGTCATGTCGACGCAGTGCATGTTCCACACCGCCCTGCAGCACGAGCGCGACCTCCAGCTGAACTTCTGGGAGTCCCAGGCCCCCAAGATCCAGGGCCTCGGTGTCTCCGTCGCCGCCCCCGGCTCCTTCGACCCGGGCCCCTCGCAGCGCGCGATCGACTGGCTGGGCACACTCGACGGGTACGCGCAGTCGGTCGACCAGCGGGTCAAGATGGCCGGCTGGATGGAGACGTTCGCGCAGCGCGGCGGCCAGCTGGTCATCCACGGCGCGGCGGTCTCCGACCTCGACTACTTCTCCCGCACCTACGACCTCGTCCTCGTCTCGGCGGGCAAGGGCGAACTGGTGTCGATGTTCGAGCGGGACGCGGAGCGCTCCCCGTACAGCGAACCACAGCGCGCGCTGGCGGTGTCGTACGTGCACGGACTCGGCCCGCGCCCGGAGCACCCGGACACGGAGGCCGTCCGCTGCAACCTGGTCCCCGGCGTCGGCGAACTGTTCGTCATGCCGACCCTGACCACCTCCGGCCGCGCCGACATCCTGTTCTGGGAGGGCATACCCGGCGGCCCGCTCGACGTGTTCAACGGCGTCAAGGACCCCGCCGAACACCTCTCCCTGACCCTGGAACTGATGGAGAAGTTCCTGCCCTGGGAGTACGCGCGGGCCACGAACGTGGAGCTCACCGACGCCGGCGGCGTCCTCGCCGGCCGCTACGCCCCGACCGTGCGCAAGCCGGTCGGCCGGCTGCCCGGCGGAGGCCTGGTCCTCGGCGTCGCGGACGTCGTCGTCGCCAACGACCCGATCACCGGCCAGGGCTCCAACTCGGCGTCCAAGTGCGCCGCGGCGTACCTGGCCTCGATCCTCGAACAGGGCGACAAGCCCTTCGACGAGGAGTGGATGCGGCGGACGTTCGACCGCTACTGGGCCACCGCCCAGCACGTCACCAAGTGGACGAACGCCATGCTCGCCCCGCCGCCGGAGCACATCCTGAACCTCATCGGCGCCGCCGGCCAGCTCCAGCCGGTCGCCGACCGCTTCGCCAACGGCTTCAACGACCCGGCCGACTTCGAGAACTTCTTCTACGAGCCGGACAGGACCGCCGCCTACCTGGCCGAGGTCGCCGGGGCGTC